CGCGCAGCAGCAGATCCCCGCGGTCGGCCGCCGGAGTCGTCGGCCAGGGTCCCTCGTCGAAGGCGCGGCGCGCGGCGGCGATCGCCTCCACCGTGTCCTTGCCGCCCGCCTCGTCGACGACGCCGACCCGGGAGCCGTCGGCGGGGCAGCGGATCTCCCGGGTGCGCTCGTCGAGTGCGCCGCGCCAGCTTCCGTCGATGTACAGGTCAGGCACGTGGGCCTCCCAGTCGTGCGATCAACCACGCGTGGAAGATCCCGATGTGATGCTCGGTCGGGACCAGCACACCACCGTTGCGATAGGCCCGCGACGCCATCGCCGGCTGGGTCCGCTCGCACGCCGCGAAATCCTGCTCGTTCACCCGGTGGAACAGCTCCACCGACTTGGACAGGTCCGCGCCGGACGCGACGACCTCGGGGGCGTAGAGCCAGTCGCACTCGACGACCGTACGGTCCTCGGCCAGCGGGAACATGCGGTGCAGGATGACATGGTCCGGGACCAGATTGACGAAGACCGTCGGTTTCACCGTGATCGCGTAGTAGCGGCGGTCCTGCTCGTCCGCGACAGCGGGAAGTCTGGCGAACCCCTCGCTGCCGTCGACGGTGAACCCCCTGATCTCCTCCCCGAACGCGGCGCCGTGTCCCACGTAGTACTGGGCGGCGTACCCCTCGGCGAACTCCGGGAGCACCTCGGTCAGTTCCGGATGGATCGTCGCGCAGTGGTAGCACTCCATGAAGTTCTCGACGATCAGCTTCCAGTTCGCCCGCACGTCGTAGCTGACCCGCCAGCCGAGCGCGAGGTGCTCGGTGCCGTAGTGCTCGATGGCCGCCGCGGTGCCGAGGCGCTCCACGGCCGCGCCCATCACCGTCTCCTCGAAGGAGGGCGGTTCGGCGGCCAGACACACCCAGGCGTACCCCAGCCACTCGCGCAGCGCGACGCTGACCAGGCCGTACGCGACGCGGTCGACGTCCGGCATCTTCACCAGGTTCGGAGCGGCCACCAGCCGGCCGTCGAGGTCGTACGTCCAGGCGTGGTACGGACATTGGAGGTTGCGCCGCACCTCGCCCGACTCCTCGGTGCACAACCGGGCGCCGCGGTGCCGGCAGACGTTGAGGAACGCGCGCAGTTCTCCCGTGCGGGAGCGGGTCACGAGCACGCTCTCCCGGCCGATCTGCACGGTGCGGAAGGCTCCCGGCCGGGCGAGGTCCCCGGAGCGGACCGCGCAGAACCACATCGACTCGAAGAGCCGCTCCTGCTCCTGGCGGAAGATCTCCGGGTCCGTGTAGTACCGCCCGGGGAGGGTCGCGATGAGGCTGGGGGAGAGCGGGGACGGGGAGGCGGGGATCGTCGTCACGGGGGCTCCTCAGGCGGTCGCGGCGGCGAGGCGGTGGGGGTCGAACAGGCCGATGGGGTGCTCGGTCGAGCCGTCCAGGGCGAGGTCGGCGAGGATCTCGCCGACGACCGGCACGAACTTGAATCCGTGTCCGGAGAAGCCGCAGGCCACGGTGACCGACTCCGGATGCGCGGGATGACGCGCCATGACGAAGTGCTCGTCGGGGGTGTTGGAGTACATGCAGGTCGAGGCCTTGAGGAAAGTGCCGGGCAGATCGGGGATGCAGCGCGCCATCTGGTCCGCCATGGCCCGGATCTCGTCCTCGTGCACCGTCCGGTCGATGTCCTCGGGGGTGCATTCGACACCGCCCCTGCGGAAGAAGGCGACCTTGGCGCCCAGGTCCGGTCCATCGATGGCGGGGAAGCCGTACACCTGGACGCCGGCCGCGTCCTCCCAGATGTAGATCGGATGCCGCTCGGGCACGAACGGGGCGGTTCCGCCGCGCGGCTGGAACCAGTACATGATCTGCCGCTCGATCCTGAACGGCACCCCGAGATCGGTGAGCAGCTCCGGAGCCCACGCGCCGGGGCAGATGACGAGTTGCCCGGCCGTGTAGGTGTTCTCCGCCGTATGGACGCGCACGCCGTCCCGGTACGGCTCCCAGCGGGTCATCGGCTCTTCGAAGTGCAGGTCGGCGCCCTGCCGGGTGGCGAGCTGGAGGTGTGCGGCGACGGTGTTCTCGGGGCGGATCAGTCCGGCCCGGGCCTCGAACAGCGCCACCTCGTCGTCGCGTGGGTTGAGGGTGGGGAAGCGGCGCCTGATCTCCGCCGCGTCCAGCATGTCGTGGGGCAGGTCCCACTGCCGGGCCGAGAGGACGGATCCCGCGACGGTCCGCGAATCGGGCGGCCCCACCATGACGCCGCCGCAGAGGGTGGCGATGTCACGGCCGGTGGCCCGCTCCAGGTCGTCGTACAGCTCGTAGGCGCGCAGCAGCAGCGGGACGTACGCCGGGTCCTCGAAGTAGGACTGGCGGGTGACGCGCGAACCGCCGTGGCTGGAGCCCCGGTTGTGCACGGGGCCGAACTTCTCCAGCCCGAGCACGCGGGAACCGCGCGCGGAGAGGTGGTGGGCGGCGGCGCTGCCCATACCGCCGAGACCGATCACGATCACGTCGTACGTGGGGGACACGGGGCCTCCTCGATCCTTTTGTCCGGCTCTTGCCTCTTCATCGGATTCAACGGCGGATTCGGTTCATCTCCGGATCGAAGAGCGGTTCGTCGCAGACGGTGGCGGGGATCTTCTCGCCGAAGTAGTCGACGTGGACGCCCGTTCCGGCGGGGAGCACGGGCAGCCACGCGTAGGCCACGCAGCGGCCGAGCGTGTAGCCGTACGCGGCGCTGGTGACGTAGCCGGCGGGGGTGCCGTCGACGTGGACCGGTTCCTTGCCGAGGACGACGGCGGCCGGATCGTCGAGAAGGAGCGCGGTGAGCCGGCGCGCCGGTGTCCGCGCGGCCGGTCCCTGGAGGGCGTCCTGGCCGACGAAGCCGTCCTTGTCCATGCGGACGGCGAAACCGAGTCCCGCCTCGTAGGGATCGTGTTCGTCGGTCATGTCGGTGCCCCAGGACCGGTACCCCTTCTCCAGGCGGAGCGAGTTGAAGGCGGACCGTCCGGCGGCGATCACACCGTGGGCCCGGCCCGCCTCCCAGAGGGTGTCCCAGAGCCGGAGTCCCAGGTCCGCCGTGGTGTACAGCTCCCAGCCCAGCTCTCCGACATAGCTCAACCGCATGGCGGTGACGGGGACATGGCCGATGTAGGTCTCCTTCGCGCGGAAGTAGCCGAAGCCCTCGTGCGAGAAGTCGTCCCGGGTCAGCGGCTGGACGAGATCGCGGGCGAGCGGTCCCCAGAGCCCGATGCAGCAGGTGCCAGACGTGATGTCCCTGATGTGCACGTCGCGCGGGGCGTACCGCAGGAACCGGTCGAGGTCGGCGGGGGAGTTGGCGCCGACCTGGAACCGGTCGGGGGCCAGCCGCGCGACGGTGAGGTCGGAGCGCACCCCGCCCGACTCGTCGAGGAGCAGGGTGTAGGTCACCGAGCCCGGCTTCTTGCGGAGGTTGTTGGAGGTCATGCGCTGGAGGAAGGAGAGGGCACCGGCGCCGGTGACCTCGAGACGGCGCAGCGGGGTCATGTCGTAGAGGGCGACTCTCTCCCGGGTCGCCCTCGCCTCCGCCGCGACGACGGGTGACCAGTGGCGGGCCGACCAGGCGTCACGCTCGGGCAGCGGACCGAGGGAGTCGACGAGCGGGGCGTTCGCCTCGTACCAGTGCGGGCGTTCCCAGCCGCCGCCCTCCAGGAAGTAGGCGCCGAGCCGCTCCTGCCGGGCGTGGAACGGACTGACGCGCAGCGGGCGCGGGTGTTCCATCGGCTGGAGGGGATGCAGCACGTCGTACACCTCGACGAACTGCTGTGAACCGCGTTCACGGACGTACGCCGGTGAACGCTGCGCGTCCTCGAATCGCGTGAGGTCGCACTCGTGCAGGTCGACGGAGGCACGCCCGTCGACCATCCACTCGGCGACCGCCTTGGCCACCCCCGCCGAATGCGTGACCCACACGGCCTCCGCCAGCCAGAATCCGCGGAGTTGCCGTGACTCCCCGAGGACGGGCATGCCGTCCGGCGTGAAGGAGAAGACGCCGTTGAACCCTTCCTCGATCTCCGTCGCGCGCAGCGTGGGCAGCAGCCGGCGGCAGTCCTCCCAGCTCGGTGCCCAGTCCTCCTCGGTGAACGGGTACGAGGACGGCATCTCCATCCCGCGCGCGCGTGCCGCGTCGTACGGGAGCACCGCGAACGGGTCGACCGGCAGCGGCCGGTGGGCGTAGCTGCCGATGCCGATGCGGTCGTGGTGCTCGCGGAAGTAGAGGTCGCGGTCCTGGAACCGGAGGATGGGCTTCGAGGCCTCCGCGTCCGCTCCCGCCAGATCGGGGAGCGGCCGCGTCCTGGCGTACTGGTGCGCGAGCGGCTGCAGGGGCACGTCGATGCCGGCCATGCGGCCGATGACGGGGCCCCAGAAGCCGGCCGCGGACACTACGTGGTCGGCGGGGAACGTGCCCCGGTCGGTGACGACCGCGGTGACCCTGCCCTCCGCCTGCTCGATTCCGGTGACCGTGTGGCGTTCGAGGAAGCGGGCTCCTCTTCCGGTGGCGCGGTCCAGTTGGGCGCGGGCCGCGAGGACGGCTCGGGCGAGTCCGTCGTCCGGGGTGTGGAAACCGCCGAGGACGACCGACCGGTCGATGAGCGGCCAGAGTTCCTTGCACCGGTCGGCGCCGACGATCTCGCCGCGGATGCCCCAGGCGGTGGCGTAGCCGGCCCTGCGGTGCAGTTCGGCCAGGCGCTCGGGGGTCGTGGCGAGTTCGAGGCCGCCCACCTGGTCGAAGCAGGAGCCGCCGTCGACCTGGAGCGAGGAGAACTTCTCGACCGTGTACCGCGCGAACGCGGCGAGAGTCCTGGAGGGGCTGGTCTGGAACACCAGGCCCGGTGCGTGCGAGGTGGAGCCGCCCGGGGCGGGCAGCGGGCCCTGTTCGAGAACGGTGACGTCGGTCCAGCCGCGGGCGGTCAGCTCGTCCGCGAGGGAGCAGCCGACGATACCGGCGCCGATGACGACGACACGGGGACGGAGTGCGGGAGTGCTGGACATGCCCCTCCTTGCGGGGTGGGGGAGTGAGAGCGCTCAGTGGCAGGGGAGCCGAACCGCTCAGGAGCGGGGTCGGGTTCGCCGTCCACGGGCGTCGAGGGCGACCGCTCCGATCCCGTCACAGGACCACGACGGAACGGAGCACCTCACCCCGGCGCATCTTCGTGAAGGCCTCCTCGACCTGGTCGAGGGCGATCGTCTCGCTCACGAACGCGTTCAGGTCGAGCAACCCGTACAGGTACTGGTCGATGAGGAACGGGAAGTCCCGGCTCGGCAGACAGTCCCCGTACCAGGAGGACTTCAGGGCGCCGCCGCGCGAGAACAGGTCGATCAGCGGGAGGTCGACCGTCATCTCGGGGTCGGGGACGCCGACCTGGACGAGAACACCGGCGTGGTCGCGCATATAGAAGGCCTGTTTGTACGTCTCCGATCGGCCCACCGCGTCGATGGCGACGTCGACCCCGAAACCGCCGGTCAGTGCCCGGACCGCCTCGACGGGGTCGGTTCCGCGCGAGTTGACCGTGTGGGTGGCGCCGAACCGCTCCGCCAGGTCGAGCTTCCTGTCGTCGATGTCCACCGCGATGACCTTCATCGCGCCGTTCAGGCAGGCGCCGGCGATGGCCGCGTTGCCCACGCCACCGCAGCCGATGACGGCGACCGTGTCACCGCGCCCGACGTTCCCGGTGTTGACCGCGGCGCCGTATCCGGCCATCACCCCGCAGCCGATCAGCCCCGCCGCCTCGGGCCGTGCGGCCGGATCGACCTTCACCGCCTGTCCTGCGGCGACCAGCGTCTTCTCGGCGAAGGCCCCGATCCCGAGGGCGCTGCTCAGCGGGGTGCCGTCGAGGAGGGTCATCGGCTGGGTGGCGTTGCGCGAGTCGAAGCAGTACCAGGGGCGGCCGCGGCGACAGGAACGGCACGTGCCGCAGGGCGCGCGCCACGCGAGGATCACGTAGTCGCCCGGTGCGAGGTCGACGACACCCGGGCCGACCGCCGCGACGGTTCCCGCGGCCTCATGGCCCAGCAGGAACGGGAACTCGTCGTTGATCGCGCCCTCCCGGTAGTGCAGATCCGTATGGCAGACCCCGCACGCCTGGACATCGACGAGCACCTCGCCCGGCCCCGGGTCCGGAACGACGATCGTATGCACCTCGACCGGTGCGCCCTTCTTCACAGCGACTACGGCACGGACCTCGTGGGGCACGACAAGCTCCTCTGCTGTTGCGCATTGCACGATGGGTTGCGCGATGAGGAACATCTTGAGAATGCCGTCAGGGAGCCGTCAAGGGGTGGGAGTTAACCCTTGGCAAAAGGAACGGGAGCCCCGAAACGCGGTGGACACACAGCGACGCGGGGCCGGATCACCCGGCCCCGCGTCACCGACGAACGGGCCTGCTCGCGCGGGGGAGCGGACCTCGACTCCCTTGGGTGGCAGTCCTGTCGGCCGGCCGGCCGACAGGACTGCCGACGCGCACCGCACCCCACCGCACCGCCCGGCAGCGCCGGGCGGCCACTCATCGCCTCAGAAGCCGTAACCCATCCGCCGGGACAACTCGGCTCCCGCCGCCACCGTCCGCTTCGCCAGCTCCGGCAGCCGGTCCGCGTTCATCCGGTACACCGGCCCGGACACGCTGATGGCGGCGATCACCTTGCCGTCGTGCGCCCGCACCGGTGCCGCGACGGCGGCGAGCCCCAACTCCAGCTCCTCCAGAGTGAGCCCGTACCCCTGCTCGATCACGGCCTCCAACTCCCCGCGCAGCGTGGACGGCCCGGTGATCGTGCGCTCCGTGAAGCGTGGCAGGGTCCGCGCCAGCAGACCTTCCCGCAGGGTGGGCGGCATGTGCGCGAGCAGGACCTTCCCGCTGGACGTC
The window above is part of the Streptomyces sp. NBC_01428 genome. Proteins encoded here:
- a CDS encoding aromatic ring-hydroxylating oxygenase subunit alpha; the encoded protein is MTTIPASPSPLSPSLIATLPGRYYTDPEIFRQEQERLFESMWFCAVRSGDLARPGAFRTVQIGRESVLVTRSRTGELRAFLNVCRHRGARLCTEESGEVRRNLQCPYHAWTYDLDGRLVAAPNLVKMPDVDRVAYGLVSVALREWLGYAWVCLAAEPPSFEETVMGAAVERLGTAAAIEHYGTEHLALGWRVSYDVRANWKLIVENFMECYHCATIHPELTEVLPEFAEGYAAQYYVGHGAAFGEEIRGFTVDGSEGFARLPAVADEQDRRYYAITVKPTVFVNLVPDHVILHRMFPLAEDRTVVECDWLYAPEVVASGADLSKSVELFHRVNEQDFAACERTQPAMASRAYRNGGVLVPTEHHIGIFHAWLIARLGGPRA
- the solA gene encoding N-methyl-L-tryptophan oxidase, which gives rise to MSPTYDVIVIGLGGMGSAAAHHLSARGSRVLGLEKFGPVHNRGSSHGGSRVTRQSYFEDPAYVPLLLRAYELYDDLERATGRDIATLCGGVMVGPPDSRTVAGSVLSARQWDLPHDMLDAAEIRRRFPTLNPRDDEVALFEARAGLIRPENTVAAHLQLATRQGADLHFEEPMTRWEPYRDGVRVHTAENTYTAGQLVICPGAWAPELLTDLGVPFRIERQIMYWFQPRGGTAPFVPERHPIYIWEDAAGVQVYGFPAIDGPDLGAKVAFFRRGGVECTPEDIDRTVHEDEIRAMADQMARCIPDLPGTFLKASTCMYSNTPDEHFVMARHPAHPESVTVACGFSGHGFKFVPVVGEILADLALDGSTEHPIGLFDPHRLAAATA
- a CDS encoding GcvT family protein gives rise to the protein MSSTPALRPRVVVIGAGIVGCSLADELTARGWTDVTVLEQGPLPAPGGSTSHAPGLVFQTSPSRTLAAFARYTVEKFSSLQVDGGSCFDQVGGLELATTPERLAELHRRAGYATAWGIRGEIVGADRCKELWPLIDRSVVLGGFHTPDDGLARAVLAARAQLDRATGRGARFLERHTVTGIEQAEGRVTAVVTDRGTFPADHVVSAAGFWGPVIGRMAGIDVPLQPLAHQYARTRPLPDLAGADAEASKPILRFQDRDLYFREHHDRIGIGSYAHRPLPVDPFAVLPYDAARARGMEMPSSYPFTEEDWAPSWEDCRRLLPTLRATEIEEGFNGVFSFTPDGMPVLGESRQLRGFWLAEAVWVTHSAGVAKAVAEWMVDGRASVDLHECDLTRFEDAQRSPAYVRERGSQQFVEVYDVLHPLQPMEHPRPLRVSPFHARQERLGAYFLEGGGWERPHWYEANAPLVDSLGPLPERDAWSARHWSPVVAAEARATRERVALYDMTPLRRLEVTGAGALSFLQRMTSNNLRKKPGSVTYTLLLDESGGVRSDLTVARLAPDRFQVGANSPADLDRFLRYAPRDVHIRDITSGTCCIGLWGPLARDLVQPLTRDDFSHEGFGYFRAKETYIGHVPVTAMRLSYVGELGWELYTTADLGLRLWDTLWEAGRAHGVIAAGRSAFNSLRLEKGYRSWGTDMTDEHDPYEAGLGFAVRMDKDGFVGQDALQGPAARTPARRLTALLLDDPAAVVLGKEPVHVDGTPAGYVTSAAYGYTLGRCVAYAWLPVLPAGTGVHVDYFGEKIPATVCDEPLFDPEMNRIRR
- a CDS encoding S-(hydroxymethyl)mycothiol dehydrogenase; this encodes MPHEVRAVVAVKKGAPVEVHTIVVPDPGPGEVLVDVQACGVCHTDLHYREGAINDEFPFLLGHEAAGTVAAVGPGVVDLAPGDYVILAWRAPCGTCRSCRRGRPWYCFDSRNATQPMTLLDGTPLSSALGIGAFAEKTLVAAGQAVKVDPAARPEAAGLIGCGVMAGYGAAVNTGNVGRGDTVAVIGCGGVGNAAIAGACLNGAMKVIAVDIDDRKLDLAERFGATHTVNSRGTDPVEAVRALTGGFGVDVAIDAVGRSETYKQAFYMRDHAGVLVQVGVPDPEMTVDLPLIDLFSRGGALKSSWYGDCLPSRDFPFLIDQYLYGLLDLNAFVSETIALDQVEEAFTKMRRGEVLRSVVVL